One genomic region from Streptomyces sp. NBC_00457 encodes:
- a CDS encoding redox-sensing transcriptional repressor Rex, producing MATGRTHRPATRSRGIPEATVARLPLYLRALTALSERSVPTVSSEELAAAAGVNSAKLRKDFSYLGSYGTRGVGYDVEYLVYQISRELGLTQDWPVVIVGIGNLGAALANYGGFASRGFRVAALIDADPEMAGKQIAGITVQHSDDIERIISDNGVSIGVITTPPGVAQQVCDRLVAAGITSILNFAPTVLSVPDGVDVRKVDLSIELQILAFHEQRKAGEEAAAAESAGAVAAVRGESADKGPDGDVPAVMPA from the coding sequence GTGGCAACTGGCCGAACTCACCGACCGGCGACCCGTAGCCGAGGGATTCCCGAGGCCACCGTCGCCCGGCTTCCGCTGTACCTCCGCGCGCTGACCGCACTGTCGGAGCGCTCGGTCCCCACGGTCTCCTCCGAGGAGCTGGCGGCCGCGGCGGGGGTCAACTCCGCCAAGCTGCGCAAGGACTTCTCGTATCTGGGCTCGTACGGCACCCGTGGTGTCGGCTACGACGTCGAGTATCTCGTCTACCAGATCTCCCGCGAACTCGGCCTGACCCAGGACTGGCCGGTCGTCATCGTCGGTATCGGTAACCTCGGCGCCGCCCTCGCCAACTACGGCGGGTTCGCCTCCCGTGGCTTCCGGGTCGCCGCGCTCATCGACGCCGATCCGGAGATGGCCGGCAAGCAGATCGCCGGGATCACCGTCCAGCACAGCGACGACATAGAGCGGATCATCTCCGACAACGGCGTCTCGATCGGGGTCATCACCACCCCGCCGGGCGTCGCCCAGCAGGTCTGCGACCGGCTCGTCGCCGCCGGCATCACCTCCATCCTGAACTTCGCGCCGACCGTGCTGTCCGTCCCGGACGGCGTCGACGTACGCAAGGTCGACCTCTCCATCGAGCTGCAGATCCTCGCCTTCCACGAGCAGCGCAAGGCCGGCGAGGAGGCCGCGGCGGCCGAGAGCGCCGGAGCGGTTGCCGCCGTGCGCGGCGAGTCCGCCGACAAGGGACCGGACGGGGACGTACCCGCCGTGATGCCGGCATGA
- a CDS encoding glutaredoxin family protein, with amino-acid sequence MSPVFRRPAARARLVTLIRKPGCHLCDDAQLVVEKVCAELGVPWEEKDITQDPRLHDQYWEQIPVVLVDGEQHTFWRVNEDRLRKALAKH; translated from the coding sequence ATGAGTCCTGTCTTCCGTCGGCCCGCCGCCCGTGCCCGGCTCGTCACCCTCATTCGCAAGCCCGGCTGCCATCTGTGTGATGACGCACAGCTGGTGGTCGAGAAGGTCTGTGCGGAGCTGGGTGTTCCCTGGGAGGAGAAGGACATCACCCAGGACCCCCGACTCCATGACCAGTACTGGGAGCAGATTCCGGTCGTCCTGGTCGACGGGGAGCAGCACACGTTCTGGCGGGTGAACGAGGACCGGCTCCGCAAGGCTCTGGCCAAGCACTGA
- a CDS encoding HAD family hydrolase → MAALGWLTPRRRSATARSVLAGEASAEAARKSTQEQEPPPSAEKDKDKGEPEFPVLGDDKAAAFFDLDNTVMQGAALFHFGRGLYKRKFFETRDLAKFAWQQAWFRLAGVEDPEHMQDARDSALSIVKGHRVAELMTIGEEIYDEYLADRIWPGTRALAQAHLDAGQKVWLVTAAPVEIATVIARRLGFTGALGTVSESVDGVYTGKLVGEPLHGPAKAEAVRALAAAEGLDLTRCAAYSDSHNDIPMLSLVGHPYAINPDTKLRKHARQLDWRLRDYRTGRKAAKVGIPAAAGVGAVAGGTAAAIALSRRRR, encoded by the coding sequence ATGGCCGCTCTTGGATGGCTCACTCCCCGTAGGCGCTCCGCCACCGCCCGGAGCGTGTTGGCAGGCGAGGCGTCGGCAGAAGCCGCACGCAAGTCCACGCAGGAGCAGGAACCGCCGCCGTCCGCCGAAAAGGACAAGGACAAGGGAGAACCGGAGTTCCCCGTCCTCGGCGACGACAAGGCCGCCGCGTTCTTCGACCTCGACAACACCGTGATGCAGGGCGCCGCGCTCTTCCACTTCGGGCGCGGGCTCTACAAGCGGAAGTTCTTCGAGACCCGCGATCTCGCGAAGTTCGCCTGGCAGCAGGCATGGTTCAGGCTGGCCGGGGTCGAGGACCCCGAGCACATGCAGGACGCCCGCGACTCCGCCCTGTCCATCGTCAAGGGCCACCGGGTGGCCGAACTGATGACGATCGGCGAGGAGATCTACGACGAGTACCTGGCCGACCGCATCTGGCCCGGCACCCGCGCGCTCGCCCAAGCACACCTGGACGCGGGCCAGAAGGTGTGGCTGGTGACGGCGGCACCGGTCGAGATCGCCACGGTCATCGCCCGCCGCCTGGGCTTCACGGGCGCACTGGGCACGGTCTCCGAGTCGGTGGACGGCGTCTACACGGGCAAGCTGGTCGGCGAACCCCTGCACGGCCCGGCAAAGGCGGAGGCGGTACGCGCCCTGGCCGCGGCGGAAGGCCTCGACCTCACCCGCTGCGCCGCCTACAGCGACTCCCACAACGACATCCCGATGCTCTCCCTCGTCGGCCACCCCTACGCCATCAACCCCGACACCAAGCTCCGCAAACACGCCCGCCAACTCGACTGGCGCCTCCGCGACTACCGCACCGGCCGCAAGGCCGCCAAGGTCGGCATCCCAGCAGCAGCCGGCGTAGGCGCGGTAGCAGGCGGCACAGCAGCAGCCATCGCCCTGAGCCGCCGCAGGCGCTAG
- a CDS encoding ECF subfamily RNA polymerase sigma factor, BldN family, which translates to MYPHVGVDASGLATLRATVLDLLRGFVPTAYAVPALAVATAPVGPCYALADGTAAVGRRGRSAGATTARRPAADSDSARMMDLVERAQAGEADAFGRLYDQYSDTVYRYIYYRVGGKATAEDLTSETFLRALRRIGTFTWQGRDFGAWLVTIARNLVADHFKSSRFRLEVTTGEMLDANEVERSPEDSVLESLSNAALLDAVRRLNPQQQECVTLRFLQGLSVAETARVMGKNEGAIKTLQYRAVRTLARLLPDDVR; encoded by the coding sequence GTGTACCCACACGTCGGGGTTGACGCCTCGGGCCTGGCTACGCTGCGCGCAACGGTCCTCGACCTGTTGCGCGGCTTCGTCCCCACCGCGTACGCCGTCCCCGCCCTCGCCGTAGCCACAGCGCCGGTCGGCCCGTGCTACGCGCTTGCCGACGGCACCGCCGCCGTCGGCAGACGAGGGCGTTCGGCCGGTGCCACCACCGCTCGCCGCCCGGCCGCGGACAGCGACAGCGCCCGCATGATGGACCTCGTCGAGCGCGCACAGGCCGGCGAGGCCGATGCCTTCGGGCGTCTCTACGACCAGTACAGCGACACCGTCTATCGGTACATCTACTACCGGGTGGGAGGTAAGGCGACCGCCGAGGACCTTACGAGCGAGACCTTTCTGCGGGCACTCAGAAGAATCGGCACCTTCACCTGGCAGGGACGGGACTTCGGGGCATGGCTCGTGACCATCGCCCGCAACCTCGTCGCCGATCACTTCAAGTCCAGCCGGTTCCGGCTGGAGGTGACCACCGGGGAAATGCTCGACGCCAACGAGGTCGAGCGCTCACCCGAGGATTCGGTGCTCGAATCCCTCTCCAACGCCGCACTGCTCGATGCCGTGCGCCGACTCAATCCCCAGCAGCAGGAGTGCGTCACGCTCCGCTTCCTGCAGGGCCTCTCCGTCGCCGAGACCGCCCGCGTCATGGGCAAGAACGAGGGCGCGATCAAGACCCTCCAGTACCGTGCCGTCCGCACACTTGCCCGGCTCCTCCCGGACGACGTCCGCTGA
- a CDS encoding DUF5667 domain-containing protein — MIANVSAHRRANAFAQALEESDRGPAAEQSEAPPAEAAAEQTEQGRLLALTTGLGELPKPVMDPEVKVVQRAQLVAAMEAMLQEGSVGGGATAPAMPGQRSHRGRGTHRASPLGKLRPRTRLAKGLTAGGLSVGVAAGAFGGVAAASSEALPGDSLYGLKRGIEDFKLNYLADGDDERGRSYLDQASTRLSEARRLMERDRSGQLDHESVGAIRRALSGMTHDASEGHRLLSAAYERDPASLGPIQALSTFSSSHRDAWGALRERLPVQLGDVSEQVSSVFDAIDEEVAPLQSLLPQPPTDGGGGDGERQGTGSTSTGSSGADRSAPPSAGSGTSDRGGAGDTKPSKPSESDTESDGLLGGSTGGLLDPPKNTGTATPSGSSTPSTEPDVTLPPLLPGLLPGLGIEGEDVE, encoded by the coding sequence GTGATCGCGAACGTATCGGCGCACCGGCGGGCGAACGCCTTCGCCCAGGCCCTGGAGGAGTCCGACCGGGGCCCGGCGGCCGAGCAGTCAGAGGCACCACCGGCAGAGGCTGCTGCGGAACAGACCGAGCAAGGGCGCCTGCTGGCCCTCACGACCGGTCTCGGCGAGCTGCCCAAGCCGGTGATGGACCCCGAGGTCAAGGTCGTCCAGCGGGCCCAGCTGGTGGCCGCCATGGAGGCCATGCTCCAAGAGGGTTCCGTGGGCGGCGGGGCGACCGCGCCCGCGATGCCGGGGCAGCGGTCCCATCGAGGGCGCGGTACCCATCGGGCGAGCCCGCTGGGCAAGTTGCGGCCACGCACCCGGCTGGCCAAGGGGCTGACCGCCGGCGGGCTCAGCGTCGGGGTGGCCGCCGGTGCCTTCGGTGGCGTCGCCGCCGCGAGTTCCGAGGCACTTCCCGGCGACTCGCTCTACGGGCTCAAGCGCGGCATAGAGGATTTCAAGCTCAACTACCTGGCCGACGGGGACGACGAGCGCGGCCGTTCCTACCTCGACCAGGCCTCGACCAGGCTCAGCGAGGCCCGGCGCCTGATGGAGCGCGACCGCAGCGGCCAGCTCGACCACGAGTCGGTCGGCGCGATCCGCCGTGCCCTGTCCGGTATGACGCACGACGCCTCGGAGGGCCACCGCCTGCTGAGCGCGGCTTACGAGCGCGACCCGGCATCCCTGGGCCCCATCCAGGCCCTCTCCACCTTCTCGAGTTCGCACCGCGACGCCTGGGGCGCGCTGCGCGAGCGGCTTCCCGTGCAACTGGGAGACGTCAGCGAGCAGGTGTCGTCGGTCTTCGACGCCATAGACGAAGAGGTCGCCCCGCTGCAGTCCCTGCTTCCGCAGCCTCCCACCGACGGGGGCGGCGGCGACGGTGAGCGGCAGGGCACCGGATCCACGTCCACCGGCTCCTCCGGCGCCGATCGGTCCGCGCCACCGAGCGCGGGCAGCGGCACATCGGACCGAGGCGGCGCCGGCGACACCAAGCCCAGCAAGCCGTCCGAATCCGACACCGAGAGCGACGGCCTGCTCGGCGGCAGCACAGGCGGCCTGCTCGACCCGCCGAAGAACACCGGCACCGCCACCCCGTCCGGCAGCAGCACCCCGAGCACCGAGCCGGACGTCACCCTTCCGCCGCTGCTCCCGGGCCTACTGCCCGGTCTCGGCATCGAAGGCGAGGACGTCGAGTAG
- a CDS encoding lysophospholipid acyltransferase family protein: MADAKVIPFDDDRSRGSAVQRPPRRRTSSGSRRKSGEPALVREVQPLPGRALEQDDVPVTREEQPPQRPKDDGGLERRIAGGLAFLRRRLTGDYEVDDFGYDQELTDHVLMSLLRPVYEKYFRVEVKGVENIPTDGGALIVANHSGTVPLDGLMMQVAVHDHHPAGRHLRLLAADLVFVLPVINELARKLGHTLACAEDAERLLAQGELVGVMPEGFKGIGKPFSERYKLQRFGRGGFVSTALRQGTPIIPCSIVGAEEIYPMIGNAKTLARVLGFPYFPLTPTFPWLGPLGAVPLPTKWTIQFGEPILTDGYPPEAAEDPMLMFNLTDQVREQIQHTLYKLLVQRRSVFF, from the coding sequence ATGGCGGATGCCAAGGTCATTCCGTTCGACGACGACCGGTCCCGCGGGAGCGCCGTACAGCGGCCGCCGCGGCGCCGGACCAGTTCGGGGAGCCGGCGCAAGAGCGGTGAACCCGCACTGGTCCGTGAGGTCCAGCCCCTGCCCGGGCGGGCGCTCGAGCAGGATGATGTCCCTGTGACGCGTGAGGAACAGCCGCCGCAGCGGCCCAAGGACGACGGCGGCCTGGAGCGGCGCATCGCGGGCGGCCTGGCCTTCCTGCGCCGCCGGCTGACGGGGGACTACGAGGTCGACGACTTCGGCTACGACCAGGAACTCACCGACCATGTCCTGATGTCCCTGCTGCGCCCGGTGTACGAGAAGTACTTCCGGGTCGAGGTGAAGGGTGTCGAGAACATCCCCACGGACGGCGGCGCCCTGATCGTCGCCAACCACTCCGGCACGGTCCCGCTGGACGGCCTGATGATGCAGGTCGCCGTGCACGACCACCACCCGGCCGGCCGTCACCTGCGCCTCCTGGCGGCCGATCTGGTCTTCGTGCTGCCGGTGATCAACGAACTGGCCCGCAAGCTCGGCCACACCCTGGCCTGCGCCGAGGACGCCGAACGGCTGCTGGCCCAGGGCGAACTGGTCGGTGTGATGCCGGAGGGCTTCAAGGGCATCGGCAAGCCCTTCAGCGAGCGCTACAAGCTCCAGCGCTTCGGCCGCGGCGGCTTCGTCTCCACGGCACTGCGCCAGGGCACCCCGATCATCCCGTGCTCGATCGTCGGGGCGGAGGAGATCTACCCGATGATCGGCAACGCCAAGACCCTGGCCCGGGTGCTCGGCTTCCCGTACTTCCCGCTGACGCCGACCTTCCCGTGGCTCGGCCCGCTGGGCGCGGTCCCGCTGCCGACGAAGTGGACGATCCAGTTCGGCGAGCCGATCCTCACGGACGGCTATCCTCCGGAGGCGGCGGAGGATCCCATGCTGATGTTCAACCTGACCGACCAGGTCAGGGAGCAGATCCAGCACACCCTCTACAAACTGCTGGTGCAGCGCCGCTCGGTCTTCTTCTGA
- a CDS encoding NAD-dependent epimerase/dehydratase family protein: MGKVVLVTGVARQLGGRFVRRIQRDPQVDRVVAVDAVPPAHHLGGADFIQADIRQPTIARVLAETAADTVVHMDVTATALGSGSRATVKETNVIGTMQLLGACQKSPSVKRLVVKSSTNVYGSAPRDPAVFTETTPPKSLPSGGFAKDTVEVEGYVRGFARRRPDVAVCVLRFANILGPTADTPLASYFSLPILPTVFGYDPRLQFVHEDDVIDVLRIASHEPERGTLNSGTFNIAGDGVLLLSQCSRRLGRPTLPLLLPAVTWAGSAVRTLGMTDFSPEQIRLLTHGRVVATDQMRETLGFKPKYTTAETFAEFARSHGPGLLPPEALAGAVDRIAALPFPGSGHPPTQSAN, encoded by the coding sequence TTGGGGAAGGTCGTGCTCGTGACCGGAGTGGCCCGTCAGCTGGGGGGCCGGTTCGTACGACGGATCCAGCGTGACCCACAGGTGGACCGGGTGGTCGCCGTGGACGCGGTCCCGCCCGCGCATCACCTGGGCGGCGCCGACTTCATCCAGGCCGACATCCGGCAGCCGACCATCGCGCGCGTGCTCGCCGAGACGGCCGCCGACACGGTCGTCCACATGGATGTGACGGCCACCGCGCTCGGCAGCGGCAGCCGGGCGACGGTCAAGGAGACCAACGTCATCGGGACGATGCAGCTGCTGGGTGCCTGTCAGAAGTCGCCCAGCGTCAAACGGCTCGTCGTGAAGTCCAGTACGAATGTGTACGGGTCCGCGCCGCGCGATCCTGCCGTCTTCACCGAGACGACCCCGCCGAAGTCCCTGCCCAGCGGCGGCTTCGCGAAGGACACGGTCGAGGTCGAGGGCTATGTACGGGGCTTCGCGCGCCGGCGGCCGGACGTCGCCGTGTGTGTGCTGCGGTTCGCCAACATCCTCGGCCCCACCGCCGACACCCCGCTCGCCTCGTACTTCTCGCTGCCGATCCTGCCGACCGTGTTCGGCTACGACCCCCGGCTGCAGTTCGTGCACGAGGACGACGTGATCGACGTCCTGCGGATCGCCTCGCACGAGCCGGAGCGCGGCACCCTCAACAGCGGCACCTTCAACATCGCCGGCGACGGCGTCCTGCTGCTCTCCCAGTGCTCCAGGCGGCTCGGGCGGCCCACCCTGCCGCTGCTGCTGCCCGCCGTCACCTGGGCGGGCTCGGCGGTGCGTACGCTGGGGATGACGGACTTCTCGCCCGAGCAGATCCGGCTGCTGACCCACGGCCGGGTCGTGGCGACGGACCAGATGCGGGAGACGCTCGGATTCAAGCCGAAGTACACGACCGCCGAGACCTTCGCGGAGTTCGCGCGCAGTCACGGTCCCGGACTCCTGCCCCCGGAGGCCCTCGCGGGGGCTGTCGACCGGATCGCCGCGCTGCCTTTCCCGGGCAGCGGCCACCCCCCGACGCAGAGCGCCAACTGA
- a CDS encoding 30S ribosomal protein bS22, translated as MGSVIKKRRKRMAKKKHRKLLKRTRVQRRNKK; from the coding sequence GTGGGCTCTGTTATCAAGAAGCGGCGCAAGCGGATGGCTAAGAAGAAGCACCGCAAGCTGCTCAAGCGCACGCGCGTTCAGCGTCGTAACAAGAAGTAG
- a CDS encoding helix-turn-helix domain-containing protein, translating into MAAEQRPLSEVQFLTVAEVASVMRVSKMTVYRLVHSGHLPAIRVGRSFRVPENAVHEYLRESYVGVETA; encoded by the coding sequence ATGGCTGCTGAGCAGAGGCCTCTGAGCGAGGTTCAGTTCCTTACCGTGGCGGAAGTCGCCTCGGTGATGCGAGTGTCGAAGATGACCGTGTACCGACTGGTGCACAGTGGTCATCTGCCTGCGATCCGGGTGGGGCGGTCCTTCCGCGTCCCCGAGAACGCGGTTCACGAGTACCTCCGCGAGAGCTACGTGGGGGTGGAAACCGCCTGA
- a CDS encoding phosphatase, translating into MLSTGALRAHLLAARLAGVVATSREESLRSYRLFAARDPRVLIGIDPEWAWGVRELVGLMAEKCGVSDDLGCVDGPDVIDPGLTLDALDAFADRIGAVAERGAPVLFGTGHPHRLLGFYAALADALSAAGCAVLTPAQGRCVDITTRFGLRTYNLDYVRGVALMREPDAFRSGCETGAHTHSPLPVRTALAAAAEAGGPLPELVIGDHGWVCGAGQLGFEAIGLADTDDPALFVGEAEGSVSVVVPLDDAVRSDYYLPLTRYVLNRACLSQ; encoded by the coding sequence GTGTTGAGTACCGGTGCACTGCGTGCGCATCTGTTGGCTGCTCGGTTGGCTGGGGTGGTGGCTACTTCTCGGGAGGAGAGTCTGCGGAGTTATCGGTTGTTTGCGGCTCGGGATCCTCGGGTTTTGATCGGGATTGATCCTGAGTGGGCTTGGGGGGTGCGGGAATTGGTTGGGTTGATGGCGGAGAAGTGTGGGGTTTCGGATGATTTGGGGTGTGTGGACGGGCCTGATGTGATCGATCCTGGGCTGACTTTGGACGCGCTTGATGCCTTCGCCGATCGGATCGGGGCCGTCGCGGAGCGTGGCGCGCCTGTGCTGTTCGGTACCGGGCATCCGCACCGTCTGCTCGGGTTCTACGCGGCCTTGGCAGACGCTTTGTCGGCGGCGGGATGTGCCGTACTCACACCGGCGCAGGGTCGCTGTGTCGACATAACGACCCGGTTCGGTCTACGCACGTACAACCTTGACTACGTACGAGGAGTCGCGCTGATGCGAGAACCGGATGCCTTCCGCTCCGGTTGTGAGACCGGCGCACACACGCACTCACCGCTCCCGGTTCGTACCGCGCTGGCGGCGGCGGCCGAGGCCGGCGGGCCGTTGCCCGAGTTGGTGATCGGGGATCACGGGTGGGTCTGCGGAGCAGGTCAGCTGGGGTTTGAGGCCATTGGTCTTGCGGATACCGATGACCCCGCGCTCTTCGTGGGGGAGGCCGAGGGGTCCGTGTCCGTCGTCGTTCCACTTGATGACGCTGTGCGGTCTGATTACTACCTGCCGCTTACCCGCTACGTACTCAATCGAGCGTGTCTGTCACAGTAG
- a CDS encoding acetoin utilization protein AcuC, producing the protein MSGRAQLMWDEAVTGYDFGPEHPMDPVRLALTRGLVGAFGLDRDVEVVAAKPAGESTLRLVHREDYIAAVKAASEDPGAADGSYGIGTIDDPAFAGMHEVSALIAGQSVGAAEAVWHGDVLHAVNFAGGLHHAMPGGASGFCIYNDASLAIARLLELGAERVAYVDVDVHHGDGVQAAFWEDPRVVTISLHEHPRTLFPQTGWAEETGAEGVAEGSAVNVALPAGTGDAGWLRAFHAVVPELIADFRPDVLVTQHGADTHFEDPLAHLAVSLDAQRAVQVACHELAHEYAGGKWVALGGGGYAVVDVVPRSWTHLVGIAAGRAVEPEAVIPEGWRREVFARTRQLGPVRMTDGRWPVGFAAWEAGYDPADRLDQAVLATRRAVFPLRGLLA; encoded by the coding sequence ATGAGCGGCCGCGCACAGCTGATGTGGGACGAGGCAGTAACGGGCTATGACTTCGGTCCGGAGCATCCGATGGATCCGGTTCGGCTTGCGCTGACCCGGGGGCTGGTGGGTGCGTTCGGGCTCGACCGGGATGTGGAGGTCGTGGCGGCGAAGCCTGCCGGGGAGTCGACGTTGCGGCTGGTCCATCGGGAGGATTACATCGCCGCGGTGAAGGCGGCGTCGGAGGATCCCGGGGCGGCGGACGGGTCGTACGGGATCGGGACGATCGATGATCCGGCGTTCGCCGGGATGCATGAGGTGTCCGCGTTGATCGCCGGGCAGTCGGTGGGGGCGGCGGAGGCTGTGTGGCATGGGGATGTGCTGCATGCGGTGAACTTCGCGGGTGGGTTGCATCATGCGATGCCGGGGGGTGCGTCGGGGTTCTGTATTTACAACGACGCGTCGCTGGCTATTGCTCGGTTGCTGGAGCTGGGGGCTGAGCGGGTCGCGTATGTGGATGTCGATGTGCATCACGGGGATGGGGTGCAGGCGGCGTTCTGGGAGGATCCGCGGGTTGTGACGATTTCGCTGCATGAGCATCCTCGGACCTTGTTTCCGCAGACCGGGTGGGCTGAGGAGACGGGGGCGGAGGGGGTCGCTGAGGGGTCGGCGGTGAATGTGGCGTTGCCGGCGGGGACCGGGGATGCGGGGTGGTTGCGGGCGTTTCATGCGGTTGTGCCGGAGTTGATTGCGGACTTTCGGCCGGATGTGCTGGTGACTCAGCATGGGGCGGATACGCATTTCGAGGATCCGTTGGCTCATTTGGCGGTTTCGCTGGATGCGCAGCGGGCGGTGCAGGTTGCTTGTCATGAGTTGGCGCATGAGTACGCCGGGGGGAAGTGGGTCGCGTTGGGTGGGGGTGGGTACGCGGTGGTGGATGTGGTGCCGCGGTCGTGGACGCATCTGGTGGGGATTGCGGCTGGGCGGGCGGTGGAGCCTGAGGCGGTGATTCCTGAGGGGTGGCGGCGGGAGGTGTTTGCTCGTACGCGGCAGTTGGGGCCTGTGCGGATGACTGATGGGCGGTGGCCTGTGGGCTTTGCTGCGTGGGAGGCGGGGTACGACCCTGCGGATCGGTTGGATCAGGCGGTGTTGGCTACGCGGAGGGCTGTGTTTCCGTTGCGGGGGTTGCTGGCGTAG
- a CDS encoding MFS transporter: MTDVLRRGRASLAFGFFVQGVAFALLVTRIPAIQDRYGVSDALLPAFLAAVPILAGVGSVTTERLVKRIRPSVVLRWSQPVVLLALLGVGAGERTVELGIALAAFGLAVGALDASMNMLGVSLQRSYGRSIMLSFHAAFSLGGILGASLAWVGAHWDLALFVSYLPVVVVLLPAALVGSRWYVDGVAERKGADVEGGGGGAVSFKVLLPLCLVMTFAYIGDSTVSNWSAKYLEDVLGSSEELATVPYNVYMVTTLVGRALGDFGVRRFGAVAVVRGGAVVAAVGFAVVAVAPGAWVGMLGFTLLGLGLCVLVPQTFAAAGRLFPGASDAAVARLNVFNYVGFLIGSPLVGALGDAWSYRGAMLVPMVLVLVTLVYARSFESQPDRYGGGHERPRTADVGRGSNGL, from the coding sequence ATGACTGATGTGCTGCGGCGCGGTAGGGCCTCGTTGGCGTTCGGCTTCTTCGTTCAGGGTGTTGCCTTTGCGCTGCTCGTGACGCGCATCCCTGCCATCCAGGACCGGTACGGCGTCTCCGACGCGCTGCTGCCTGCCTTCCTGGCGGCGGTGCCGATTCTCGCCGGGGTGGGGAGTGTCACGACCGAGCGGCTGGTGAAGCGCATACGGCCCAGTGTGGTGCTGCGGTGGTCCCAGCCTGTGGTGCTCCTCGCGCTGCTCGGGGTCGGGGCCGGTGAGCGGACGGTTGAACTGGGCATCGCGCTGGCCGCGTTCGGGCTCGCCGTGGGGGCGCTGGACGCCTCGATGAACATGCTCGGGGTGAGTCTGCAGCGGTCGTACGGGCGCAGCATCATGCTCAGCTTCCATGCCGCGTTCAGCCTGGGCGGGATTCTCGGGGCCTCGCTCGCGTGGGTGGGGGCGCACTGGGATCTGGCGCTGTTCGTGTCGTATCTGCCGGTTGTGGTGGTGCTTCTGCCGGCTGCGCTGGTGGGGAGTCGGTGGTACGTCGACGGGGTGGCGGAGAGGAAAGGGGCGGACGTCGAGGGGGGTGGGGGTGGCGCCGTCAGTTTCAAGGTGCTGTTGCCGCTGTGTCTGGTGATGACCTTCGCGTACATCGGGGACTCGACCGTCTCCAACTGGAGTGCGAAGTATCTGGAGGATGTGCTGGGGAGTTCGGAGGAGCTGGCCACCGTTCCGTACAACGTCTACATGGTGACGACGCTGGTGGGGCGGGCCCTCGGGGACTTCGGGGTGCGGCGGTTCGGGGCCGTGGCTGTCGTACGGGGTGGGGCGGTGGTGGCTGCTGTGGGGTTTGCTGTGGTGGCTGTGGCGCCTGGGGCGTGGGTGGGGATGCTCGGGTTCACCTTGTTGGGGCTGGGGTTGTGTGTGCTGGTGCCGCAGACCTTTGCGGCGGCCGGGCGGTTGTTTCCCGGGGCTTCGGATGCGGCCGTCGCTCGGCTGAATGTCTTCAACTATGTGGGGTTCTTGATCGGTTCGCCGTTGGTGGGGGCGTTGGGGGATGCCTGGAGCTATCGCGGGGCGATGCTTGTGCCGATGGTGTTGGTGCTGGTGACGTTGGTGTACGCCCGGTCGTTCGAGAGTCAACCGGACCGATACGGTGGCGGGCATGAGCGGCCGCGCACAGCTGATGTGGGACGAGGCAGTAACGGGCTATGA
- a CDS encoding HAD family hydrolase encodes MRYDLVIFDNDGVLVDSEPISNRLLAAYLTELGHPTSYEDSLRDYMGAAMHRVHDLVEERTGRRLPADFDDVFHARVFAAFERELKPVDGAVGVLEKFAGEGVPYCVASSGSHERIRVGHRATGLDRWFDDGRIFSSEDVGRGKPAPDLFLYAAERMGVAPERCVVVEDSPLGVEAAVAAGMDVYGFTAMTPVARLSGATHVFAGMGELAGLLAADPASGKLEGNSSLA; translated from the coding sequence ATGCGCTATGACCTCGTGATCTTCGACAACGATGGAGTGCTCGTCGACAGCGAGCCCATCTCCAACAGGCTGTTGGCCGCCTATCTCACCGAGCTCGGGCATCCGACCTCGTACGAGGACTCCCTTCGCGACTACATGGGCGCCGCCATGCACCGCGTACACGATCTGGTGGAGGAACGGACCGGGCGGCGGTTGCCGGCGGATTTTGATGATGTGTTTCATGCTCGGGTGTTCGCGGCGTTCGAGCGGGAGTTGAAGCCGGTGGACGGGGCCGTGGGGGTGCTCGAGAAGTTTGCGGGGGAGGGGGTGCCGTACTGCGTGGCCTCGTCGGGGAGTCATGAGCGGATTCGGGTGGGGCATCGGGCGACCGGGTTGGACCGGTGGTTCGATGACGGGCGGATCTTCAGTTCGGAGGATGTGGGGCGAGGGAAGCCGGCGCCTGATCTGTTTCTGTACGCGGCCGAGCGGATGGGGGTCGCGCCGGAGCGGTGTGTGGTGGTGGAGGACAGTCCGTTGGGGGTGGAGGCGGCGGTTGCGGCTGGGATGGACGTGTATGGGTTCACCGCCATGACTCCTGTGGCGAGGTTGTCGGGGGCGACTCACGTGTTCGCCGGGATGGGGGAGTTGGCCGGACTGCTCGCCGCCGACCCCGCCTCCGGCAAACTTGAGGGAAATTCATCTTTGGCTTGA